The genomic window CGTGCGGATCTCGAACTGCTCGCGGCTCTTCTTGTCCACGTGCGGCGACCGCAGAACCGTGAACTTGTTGATGCGTGTGGGCAGGGGGATTGGACCAGCCACCTTGGCGCCCGTGCGCTTGGCCGTCTCGACAATCTCCCCAGCACTCTGGTCCAGGAGCTTCGAGTCGTACGCCTTCAGCCGGATGCGGATCTTCGTTGTCGCCATTTCGAAAAGACCTCTTTGACGGCCCCTGCTTACGTGAGGGCGGTTACGACTGACGTCCCCTGGATGTCACAGAGCCGTGCTTCAGACGAGGGGCGCGCGTATAACACCTCACCCCAGTGGTTGCAACC from Stigmatella erecta includes these protein-coding regions:
- the rpsJ gene encoding 30S ribosomal protein S10; translation: MATTKIRIRLKAYDSKLLDQSAGEIVETAKRTGAKVAGPIPLPTRINKFTVLRSPHVDKKSREQFEIRTHKRLLDILEPTQQTLDALMKLDLSAGVDVEIKS